In Caldilineales bacterium, a single genomic region encodes these proteins:
- a CDS encoding UTP--glucose-1-phosphate uridylyltransferase translates to MKVSKAVITAAGRDQRTLPLQTVVDRDGVPKSVLRILVEEALRAGIDDIGVVVCPGDEAAYAAAVGDWGRRLSFIPQVEPRGYGHAIYCAREYAAGRPFLHLVGDHLWVGKGAKGCAEQVVEVAEAENCSVSAVQSSRETLLRYHGAVGGRRVAGRQDLYLVEDVIEKPTPTEAEQRLLVPGLRAGHYLCFFGMHVLTPAVMDILAGLLEQPPAPGLFSRTLAALAGRERYLALERPWQRYDVGVKYGLFIAQLALALSGSERDDVLSHLLELLATRELQN, encoded by the coding sequence ATGAAGGTCAGCAAAGCCGTGATCACCGCCGCCGGACGCGACCAGCGCACCCTGCCCTTGCAGACCGTGGTCGATCGCGATGGCGTCCCCAAATCCGTTCTCCGCATCCTGGTCGAGGAAGCCCTGCGGGCCGGCATCGACGACATCGGCGTGGTCGTCTGCCCTGGCGACGAGGCCGCCTATGCCGCGGCTGTGGGTGATTGGGGGCGCCGACTGAGTTTCATCCCGCAGGTCGAGCCGCGCGGCTACGGCCATGCCATCTACTGCGCCAGAGAGTATGCAGCCGGCCGGCCTTTCCTGCACCTGGTGGGCGACCATCTGTGGGTGGGCAAGGGCGCAAAGGGCTGCGCCGAACAGGTGGTGGAGGTGGCGGAGGCGGAAAATTGCAGCGTTTCGGCGGTGCAGTCGTCGCGCGAGACCCTGCTCCGCTATCATGGCGCGGTGGGGGGGCGGCGAGTGGCGGGGCGGCAGGACCTTTATCTGGTGGAGGATGTGATCGAAAAGCCGACGCCCACCGAGGCCGAGCAGCGCCTGCTGGTGCCCGGCCTGCGGGCGGGGCACTACCTGTGCTTCTTCGGCATGCACGTGCTGACGCCCGCCGTGATGGACATCCTGGCCGGGCTGCTGGAGCAGCCGCCCGCCCCCGGCCTGTTTTCGCGCACCCTGGCTGCCCTGGCCGGGCGTGAGCGCTATTTGGCGCTGGAACGGCCCTGGCAGCGTTATGACGTCGGCGTCAAGTACGGTCTGTTCATCGCCCAACTTGCCCTGGCCCTCAGCGGCAGCGAGCGCGATGATGTGCTTTCGCACCTCCTGGAGCTGCTGGCCACCCGCGAATTGCAGAACTGA
- a CDS encoding BMP family ABC transporter substrate-binding protein: MRPKSFLILALVLILAAALAGCRGSRLTPAPTAARPTAVASPTTAAISPLPTPSPASTGAVSGPAVALLTSGPVSDGGWNQAAFEGLQALAEQGATIAHRENVAEGDQVNLLRSYAEGGFDIIIGHGPEFGLALTTVAQEYPDVRFLQIGGTASNPGNLASFSFRPGEAGYAAGILAGLMVESGRLGGLGTVASAASAADFTAFEEAAKRVNPAVENVPVIYAGAATEDVAGRAKDAAINLYESGSELILAHGGIDAGAVSEGAAEVSEGAALIGWSYRPASPPAAPVLAVVQQRVDEVILAAVAAIEDGEMTWTSHTVGFAEDAHGLVYTDRTPAAVAAEVDAAIQALIDGKILLDESGHVIEDSYHPPDARSPQATAKTPVPRPT, encoded by the coding sequence ATGCGCCCCAAATCGTTCCTCATCCTTGCGCTTGTGCTCATCCTGGCGGCTGCCCTGGCGGGATGCCGTGGCTCGCGGCTGACGCCAGCCCCCACTGCTGCCCGTCCGACCGCCGTCGCCTCGCCCACGACAGCTGCCATCTCTCCCTTGCCCACACCCTCCCCGGCCTCCACCGGCGCCGTCTCTGGGCCGGCGGTTGCGTTGCTCACTTCTGGCCCGGTGAGCGACGGCGGCTGGAACCAGGCTGCGTTCGAGGGCTTGCAGGCGCTGGCAGAGCAGGGCGCGACCATCGCCCACCGCGAAAATGTGGCCGAGGGCGACCAGGTCAATCTGCTACGCTCCTATGCCGAGGGCGGCTTCGACATCATCATCGGTCACGGCCCTGAATTCGGCCTGGCGCTGACAACTGTGGCCCAGGAATATCCCGATGTCCGCTTCCTCCAGATCGGCGGGACGGCCTCGAACCCCGGCAACCTGGCCTCGTTCAGCTTCCGGCCGGGCGAGGCGGGCTATGCGGCGGGCATCCTGGCCGGGCTGATGGTGGAAAGCGGGCGTTTGGGCGGGCTGGGGACGGTGGCATCCGCCGCCAGCGCCGCCGACTTCACCGCCTTCGAGGAGGCGGCGAAACGGGTCAATCCGGCGGTCGAAAACGTGCCGGTCATCTATGCCGGCGCCGCGACAGAAGACGTCGCCGGGCGGGCGAAGGACGCCGCCATCAATCTGTACGAGTCGGGGAGTGAGTTGATCCTGGCCCACGGCGGCATCGACGCAGGGGCGGTGAGTGAAGGGGCGGCCGAGGTGAGCGAAGGGGCCGCCCTCATCGGCTGGAGTTACCGGCCGGCCTCGCCCCCCGCCGCGCCGGTGCTGGCTGTCGTCCAACAGCGTGTCGATGAGGTCATCCTGGCTGCCGTCGCCGCCATCGAGGACGGCGAGATGACATGGACGAGCCACACCGTCGGCTTTGCCGAGGACGCCCACGGCCTTGTGTATACCGATCGCACGCCTGCCGCCGTCGCCGCCGAGGTGGATGCCGCCATCCAGGCGCTGATCGACGGCAAAATCCTGCTCGACGAGAGCGGCCATGTCATCGAAGACAGCTATCATCCCCCAGACGCCCGCTCACCCCAGGCCACTGCCAAAACGCCGGTTCCACGCCCGACTTGA
- a CDS encoding fibronectin type III domain-containing protein, whose product MSRTTHIALHLLAVFGIAASLIALVPAPPLRAAAALPDDTPVPVVNDNVEEWTAGQGLLYWANNCFADEFNPFAELKRKPSSGGQERTLVSINDYSRCWTFQNLLSAGDGLYYYSGAQSRIERMPLAEPFTAQEVKTLNTNQTPSTGKALVEGGDYLYWIYPYGKVFRTRKDGTGNIETVADTASSPIDVMVVGDTVFWSDSAGVWTISTGCGALPCTGTQSQFVSFGANTNGFGLLYVYLGTALGRYNVYWVQRTTSGNTYTYQIRYRSCTQVTICTIAPPSTFYSATTNWQIGSPVFANNNLYWTERDISTPNNATGDVKRKARTDTSTGADTIASGQSGIDPRLFVANGLLFFARRSVGIYTLALDAAAILRDFTADALEVTQAIQNLANAAPLAANKATYVRTYGKQISGPSAANVEARLAGVRNGSPLPGSPLAPINGVRALTTGGGYDRARLNDGWYFQLPSSWTNAGAITLKFQVDPRLIHTDPNRADNELTTTVSFQSQPPVCVWTVPVRTHTPLPSTTDPNFWDMVDHFDRRWPVPQTWVYRDTEPVEELQVCWAGPFPYPCFGPYELEDEWGLTNGPPDRDKVIVSLWTRALLTFNPDSCDNIGAPVHFMGMVHPDANNGGASGYASLHSNQSWVQLPGHTPNPIPPGWNNVRPGRVMAQELAHNYGRKHIDCGNPSDIDGSYPYPPCQISNIGADQYYGFDIRTLTPIRPDQASDFMTYGSSQWVSDYTWRALINDFAGASTSAVPAATEAGNSVFVSGWVDAQNNRGKIGSLLVMPTSSIPPATRQAASSQAMPGSTDEATFRLRLLDSNGATLANRTLTPIEMDNHTADGESALFSDLFTQPGGQVATVQLLADTTVIDSLTPGVHPPVVAIQQPTSGAVIDDSLVVQWTASDPDPGDHLLYTVQYSHDSGATWHTMTTNYPGSPGGGTLTLTDLGSLSGSAANRARIRVLASDGYNTGIAVSQPFTVKNRRPDAFIIAPAAGETFLAGQPVMLHGGATDAEDGGLSDAALAWTIDGNDVGSGSDATTAGLAPGAHTATLNATDADSNTGTAEVDFTVATLGLPLTAFMSLDGVCDDGGYAAGATVPLQPYGDGSQATVRLVRTDGYLWACFFGLKKGAVGAFAGVRADVDHSRSAQAQASDYGFFLAEDGSVFTYAGNGAGGFTEPGPGGLQAQVNIGANTWSGELRIDKNVLGGWDHLVGMMAGHYAVSAQGNDYVWPFTGVSNRPRTWATTALGDQPVISAITPYTATVGDPAFSLSVEGSGFSSGAVGLWDGDELATTVVDSSHLTVEVAAEKIASAGTAQVSVRSPSPGDFESNEVPFEIEAPAPAITSLSPSSVQAGSPTTTLAVHGSGFSDSSQVLWNGAPLTTQFVSPTEVRAQLAASLLAVGQTAGVAVRNQLPHERISNSEPFEVTPANQANQRLFLPRLRR is encoded by the coding sequence ATGTCTCGCACTACACACATCGCTTTACACCTCTTGGCTGTCTTTGGCATCGCCGCCAGCCTGATCGCCCTAGTTCCAGCGCCTCCGCTGCGCGCGGCAGCGGCATTGCCCGATGACACACCCGTGCCGGTGGTCAACGACAACGTCGAGGAGTGGACTGCCGGCCAGGGCTTGCTCTACTGGGCAAACAACTGCTTTGCCGACGAATTCAACCCCTTCGCCGAGCTGAAGCGTAAACCGTCAAGCGGTGGGCAAGAGCGAACACTGGTATCGATCAACGATTACAGCCGTTGCTGGACGTTCCAGAACCTGCTCAGTGCCGGCGATGGTCTCTATTACTACAGCGGGGCGCAGAGCCGGATCGAGCGCATGCCGCTCGCCGAGCCATTCACAGCCCAGGAAGTCAAGACCCTAAACACCAACCAGACGCCAAGCACCGGCAAAGCGCTCGTGGAAGGAGGGGACTATCTTTACTGGATTTACCCCTATGGCAAAGTCTTCCGCACCCGCAAAGACGGCACCGGCAACATCGAGACCGTCGCCGACACGGCCTCATCGCCGATAGACGTGATGGTGGTAGGGGACACGGTTTTCTGGAGCGATAGCGCCGGAGTCTGGACGATCAGCACTGGCTGCGGCGCATTGCCGTGCACAGGCACGCAAAGCCAGTTTGTGTCCTTCGGCGCCAACACCAACGGCTTTGGTCTCCTCTATGTGTATCTTGGCACGGCGTTGGGCAGATACAACGTCTACTGGGTGCAACGCACGACCAGCGGCAACACCTACACCTACCAGATTCGCTATCGCTCGTGTACGCAGGTCACCATCTGCACCATCGCACCGCCCAGCACGTTCTATTCCGCTACCACCAACTGGCAGATCGGCAGCCCCGTCTTCGCCAACAACAATCTTTATTGGACCGAGCGCGATATCAGCACGCCCAACAATGCCACCGGCGATGTGAAACGAAAGGCGCGCACCGACACTTCGACGGGGGCTGATACGATTGCCTCCGGCCAGTCCGGGATCGATCCCCGTCTCTTCGTTGCCAACGGCCTGCTTTTCTTCGCACGTCGAAGTGTTGGCATCTATACGCTGGCTCTCGATGCCGCGGCCATCCTGCGCGATTTCACCGCCGATGCCCTGGAAGTGACGCAAGCGATCCAGAACCTTGCCAACGCTGCCCCACTGGCGGCAAACAAGGCTACCTATGTGCGCACCTATGGCAAGCAGATTTCGGGTCCCAGCGCCGCCAATGTCGAGGCGCGCCTGGCCGGCGTCAGGAACGGCAGCCCTCTTCCCGGCTCGCCCCTGGCGCCGATCAATGGCGTGCGCGCCTTGACGACCGGCGGCGGATACGATCGCGCCCGGCTGAACGACGGCTGGTACTTCCAGTTACCGTCCTCTTGGACGAACGCCGGGGCGATCACCCTCAAATTCCAGGTCGATCCCCGGCTGATCCACACCGACCCCAACCGCGCCGACAATGAGCTGACCACGACGGTCAGTTTCCAGAGCCAGCCTCCGGTCTGCGTCTGGACCGTGCCCGTGCGCACACATACGCCCCTGCCTTCGACCACAGACCCCAACTTCTGGGACATGGTCGATCATTTCGACCGCCGCTGGCCGGTGCCGCAGACGTGGGTATACCGCGACACCGAGCCGGTGGAAGAGCTTCAAGTCTGCTGGGCCGGCCCTTTCCCCTATCCCTGCTTCGGGCCTTATGAGCTGGAAGATGAATGGGGCCTCACCAATGGGCCGCCTGACCGTGACAAGGTGATCGTCTCGCTATGGACGCGGGCGCTGCTGACCTTCAACCCCGATTCCTGTGACAACATCGGCGCCCCGGTGCATTTCATGGGTATGGTGCATCCCGACGCCAACAACGGCGGCGCTTCTGGCTACGCCAGCCTGCACTCCAACCAATCGTGGGTGCAGTTGCCCGGCCACACCCCCAACCCCATCCCACCGGGCTGGAATAATGTCCGGCCGGGACGGGTGATGGCGCAGGAGTTGGCCCACAACTACGGACGCAAGCATATCGACTGCGGCAATCCGAGCGACATCGACGGCAGCTATCCCTATCCGCCCTGCCAGATCAGCAACATAGGGGCTGACCAGTACTATGGCTTCGACATCCGCACCCTGACCCCCATCCGGCCCGACCAGGCATCCGACTTTATGACCTATGGCTCGTCACAGTGGGTCAGCGACTACACCTGGCGGGCATTGATCAATGATTTCGCCGGCGCCAGTACGTCGGCCGTGCCCGCGGCTACCGAGGCTGGGAACAGCGTCTTCGTCAGCGGCTGGGTGGACGCGCAGAATAATCGCGGCAAGATCGGTTCCCTTCTGGTGATGCCCACCTCCTCGATCCCGCCTGCCACGCGCCAAGCTGCTTCATCTCAGGCGATGCCTGGTTCTACCGACGAGGCAACATTCAGGCTGCGGCTGCTCGACTCCAACGGCGCCACACTGGCCAACCGCACCTTGACTCCCATCGAGATGGACAATCACACCGCTGACGGCGAGTCGGCGCTGTTCAGCGATCTCTTCACCCAGCCCGGTGGCCAGGTGGCAACCGTTCAACTGCTTGCCGACACAACCGTCATCGATAGCTTGACGCCCGGTGTCCATCCTCCGGTCGTCGCCATTCAACAACCCACCAGCGGGGCCGTGATCGACGATTCACTTGTCGTTCAATGGACGGCAAGCGACCCTGACCCTGGCGACCACTTGCTGTACACGGTGCAATACAGCCACGACAGTGGCGCCACTTGGCACACCATGACCACGAACTATCCCGGCTCACCCGGCGGCGGTACGCTTACTTTGACCGACCTCGGCTCGCTTTCGGGCAGCGCGGCCAACAGAGCGCGGATTCGCGTCCTGGCCAGCGATGGTTACAACACCGGTATCGCCGTTTCTCAGCCATTTACAGTCAAAAATCGCCGGCCGGATGCGTTCATTATCGCTCCGGCAGCGGGAGAGACTTTCCTGGCCGGCCAGCCGGTCATGCTGCACGGGGGCGCCACAGATGCCGAAGATGGTGGCTTGAGTGATGCCGCGCTGGCATGGACCATCGACGGCAACGATGTTGGCAGCGGCAGCGATGCCACAACTGCTGGTCTGGCGCCGGGCGCGCATACGGCTACGCTCAACGCCACCGACGCCGACAGCAACACCGGTACAGCCGAAGTCGATTTCACCGTCGCCACCCTGGGCCTGCCTCTTACCGCCTTCATGTCGCTCGATGGCGTCTGCGACGATGGCGGTTACGCGGCGGGCGCCACTGTGCCCTTGCAGCCATACGGCGATGGCTCCCAGGCAACTGTACGGCTGGTGCGAACCGATGGCTATCTGTGGGCGTGTTTCTTTGGTCTGAAGAAGGGGGCCGTGGGAGCGTTTGCAGGTGTGCGCGCGGATGTGGATCACAGCCGCAGCGCCCAGGCGCAAGCGAGTGACTACGGTTTCTTCCTCGCTGAGGATGGCTCGGTCTTCACTTATGCCGGCAATGGCGCCGGCGGATTCACCGAGCCGGGACCCGGTGGCCTACAGGCGCAGGTGAATATCGGCGCCAACACCTGGAGCGGGGAACTGCGCATCGACAAAAACGTGCTAGGCGGTTGGGATCACCTGGTGGGGATGATGGCCGGACACTATGCAGTCAGCGCACAAGGCAACGACTACGTATGGCCCTTCACAGGGGTGTCGAACAGACCCAGAACCTGGGCGACGACGGCGCTGGGCGATCAGCCCGTCATCAGCGCCATCACCCCCTACACCGCCACCGTCGGCGATCCTGCCTTTAGCCTGAGCGTCGAAGGCAGCGGCTTCAGCAGCGGCGCCGTGGGCCTATGGGACGGCGACGAGCTGGCGACCACGGTGGTCGACAGCAGCCATCTTACGGTGGAAGTGGCTGCAGAGAAGATAGCCAGCGCCGGGACGGCGCAGGTGAGTGTACGTTCGCCGTCGCCAGGCGATTTCGAGTCGAACGAAGTCCCGTTCGAGATCGAAGCGCCGGCCCCTGCCATCACCAGCCTCTCGCCCAGCAGCGTGCAGGCAGGCAGCCCGACCACGACGCTGGCGGTTCATGGCAGCGGGTTTTCCGATTCCAGCCAGGTGCTGTGGAATGGCGCCCCGTTGACAACGCAGTTCGTCAGTCCGACCGAGGTCAGGGCGCAGCTGGCTGCTTCATTGCTGGCTGTTGGACAGACCGCCGGTGTGGCTGTGCGCAATCAGCTACCGCATGAACGCATCTCGAACTCAGAGCCGTTCGAGGTGACGCCGGCTAACCAGGCCAACCAGCGCCTGTTCCTGCCGCGACTGCGGCGCTGA
- a CDS encoding site-2 protease family protein, which produces MQANIHLGRIWNIPIGLNYSLFLIFALVTWSLAAGLLPSAYPDLSLTLAVALGLATSVLFFASVLAHELGHAYFALRNRIPVRAINLFFFGGVAQITREPQSAGAEFRIAIAGPLVSLALAAVFGAIALLAPATNYVDSPAMWLARINLILALFNLIPGFPLDGGRVLRAAIWQMTGNEMRATRVAALGGQITAFSFIGIGVLLSLTGNFVNGLWLVFIGWFLQNAASNSIAQADLRKTLAGVTAGQVMSRTLVRVPSQTPVGSLVETESLGAGQRAFFVSDDERVRGMVTLTDIARLPRPAWETTPVERIMAPAERWVRIDPDTELLAAIETMETANVKQLPVMAEGRIIGLLSREQALTFLRLRAEVPA; this is translated from the coding sequence ATGCAAGCCAACATCCATCTTGGCCGCATCTGGAATATCCCCATCGGCCTCAACTATAGCTTGTTTCTCATCTTCGCCCTGGTCACGTGGTCATTGGCGGCGGGATTGCTGCCCTCGGCCTACCCTGACCTCAGCCTCACCCTGGCGGTGGCGCTGGGCCTGGCGACCAGTGTGCTCTTCTTCGCTTCGGTGCTTGCCCACGAGTTGGGGCACGCCTATTTCGCCCTGCGCAACCGCATCCCGGTGCGGGCGATCAATCTGTTCTTCTTCGGCGGCGTCGCCCAGATCACGCGCGAGCCGCAGAGCGCGGGGGCCGAGTTCCGCATCGCCATCGCCGGGCCGTTGGTCAGCCTGGCTCTGGCCGCCGTCTTTGGCGCCATCGCTTTGCTCGCTCCCGCCACGAACTACGTCGATTCACCTGCCATGTGGCTGGCGCGCATCAACCTCATCCTGGCCCTCTTCAACCTGATCCCCGGTTTCCCGCTCGATGGTGGGCGCGTGCTGCGGGCCGCCATCTGGCAGATGACGGGCAACGAGATGCGGGCGACGCGGGTGGCGGCCCTGGGCGGCCAGATCACAGCCTTCTCGTTCATCGGCATCGGCGTTCTGCTGTCGCTCACCGGCAATTTCGTCAACGGGCTGTGGCTGGTCTTCATCGGCTGGTTCCTGCAGAACGCGGCCTCGAACAGCATCGCCCAGGCCGACTTGCGTAAGACGCTGGCCGGCGTCACCGCCGGCCAGGTGATGAGCCGAACCCTGGTGCGCGTTCCCAGCCAGACGCCCGTCGGCAGCCTGGTCGAGACCGAGAGTCTGGGCGCGGGCCAGCGGGCGTTCTTCGTCAGCGATGATGAAAGGGTGCGCGGCATGGTCACCCTGACCGACATCGCCCGCCTGCCCCGGCCGGCCTGGGAGACGACGCCGGTGGAGCGGATCATGGCGCCCGCAGAACGATGGGTGCGCATCGACCCTGACACCGAGTTGCTGGCCGCCATCGAAACGATGGAGACGGCCAATGTCAAGCAACTGCCGGTCATGGCCGAAGGACGCATCATCGGCCTTCTCTCCCGCGAGCAGGCGCTCACTTTCCTACGTCTGCGGGCGGAGGTCCCAGCCTGA
- a CDS encoding UTP--glucose-1-phosphate uridylyltransferase — protein sequence MSAPLIEIITSSDPAIRDRSVDAYGRTATLGELLADCVELEAFRRQSDNLYERVRALFFLYAIHRFHLPQKAGLRPLGLVPFEGYSYLLSRRFEEAIEVFLRSQEQQGANEAISSALAAAYHRLGFQTLADQVRRSVRSVRGNQWMFRIGHPADQPLTVRPELLRRPSPASPYPILRETTPVRMDLSHSAWSDIFFLGMDFPEGARVLNVSIDLGVHGRDAAPRPPVEAYFRVIDEPVLRLASVDLGAMAEIRNLAEVFDFARDYLGLLKAALIASGLTPPGMEGSEQSLADLLAQLVGPGRGIELVSNVNGIPKGSRLAVSTNLLACLISVCMRATGQARGLEGPLAEHERRLAAARAILGEWLAGSGGGWQDSGGLWPGIKLIQGALAGEGDPEFGISRGRLLPTHRIFTAEDVSPDTRRRLQESLVLVHGGMAQNVGPILEMVTEKYLLRSEAEWQGRQEACRVLDEVVAALEAGDIRAIGGVTTRNFFGPIQTIIPWASNLYTETLIGAMRGAFGARFWGFWMLGGMSGGGMGFIFEPNVRAEAQAQLAAVMAATKRRFESALPFAMQPVVYDFAINERGAWCDLLDDSSQEGDRLPLMPPGYYTMVAPGLLRQDGQSLPASRRAELALFGAACRTRPELAGMVQVLFDRMLPRAGQAAVNRQDLEAMLAEFGFDRIQHEQIRADLRAGRIGLAQNRLPAASDIRDAQAGDVFDLTEATLSGDRAGAERWAQQGLEMLASGAVAVVSFAGGVGSRWTQGAGVVKALHPFCKLGGRHRTFIEIHLAKNRRLSRLCGRPIPHVITTSYLTHAPIQDFLAAEHNYGFDGPLILSPGRAVGLRLTPMARDLRFAWEELPQQLLDEQAQKVRASLHAALIGWAQTAGEGSDYTDNLPAQCLHPVGHWYEIANMLKNGVLARLLADFPTLRYLLAHNIDAVGVDANPAVLGWVMEQGAALVSEVIARGVDDRGGGLARVDGRLRLLEGLAMPREEDEFRLSYYNSNTFWLDIDPLLAAFGLGRADLADEDKVAAAIRATAGRMPTYVTLKEVKKRWGYGQEDVYPVAQFEKLWGDMTALPELACRYVATPRVRGQNLKDPAQLDGWLRDGSAGFVEALCEWN from the coding sequence ATGTCCGCACCGTTGATCGAGATCATCACCTCATCCGACCCTGCCATCCGCGATCGTTCGGTCGACGCGTATGGCAGGACGGCAACGTTGGGCGAACTGCTGGCCGATTGCGTCGAGCTGGAGGCATTTCGCCGCCAGAGCGACAATCTCTACGAGCGGGTGCGGGCGCTTTTCTTCCTCTACGCCATCCATCGCTTCCATCTGCCGCAGAAGGCGGGCCTGCGGCCGCTGGGGCTGGTGCCTTTCGAGGGCTACAGCTATCTACTCAGCCGCCGCTTCGAGGAGGCGATCGAGGTCTTTCTGCGCAGCCAGGAGCAGCAGGGCGCCAACGAGGCCATCTCCAGTGCCCTGGCCGCCGCCTACCATCGCCTGGGCTTCCAGACCCTGGCCGACCAGGTGCGGCGCAGCGTGCGTTCGGTGCGCGGGAACCAGTGGATGTTCCGCATCGGCCACCCCGCCGACCAGCCCCTGACCGTGCGCCCCGAACTGTTGCGCCGGCCCTCGCCCGCTTCGCCCTACCCCATCCTGCGCGAAACGACGCCCGTGCGGATGGATCTTTCGCACAGCGCCTGGAGCGATATTTTCTTTTTGGGGATGGATTTCCCTGAAGGGGCGCGCGTCCTCAATGTTTCCATCGATTTGGGCGTGCATGGTCGCGATGCTGCGCCCCGGCCGCCGGTCGAGGCCTACTTTCGGGTCATCGACGAGCCGGTGTTGCGGCTGGCCAGCGTCGATCTGGGGGCGATGGCCGAGATCAGGAATCTGGCCGAAGTTTTCGATTTCGCCAGGGACTATCTGGGCCTGCTCAAGGCGGCGCTGATCGCCTCTGGCCTGACCCCGCCCGGCATGGAAGGTTCGGAGCAGAGCCTGGCCGACTTGCTGGCGCAACTGGTGGGGCCAGGACGCGGGATCGAGCTGGTCAGCAATGTCAACGGCATCCCTAAAGGCTCGCGGCTGGCCGTCTCGACCAATCTGCTGGCCTGTCTGATCAGCGTCTGTATGCGCGCCACCGGGCAGGCGCGCGGGCTGGAGGGGCCGCTGGCCGAGCACGAACGCCGTCTGGCCGCGGCGCGCGCCATCCTGGGCGAATGGCTGGCCGGGTCGGGCGGCGGCTGGCAGGATTCGGGCGGGCTGTGGCCGGGGATCAAGCTCATCCAGGGGGCGCTGGCCGGCGAGGGCGACCCGGAGTTCGGGATCAGCCGCGGACGGCTTCTGCCCACCCATCGCATCTTCACCGCCGAGGATGTCTCGCCCGACACCCGGCGGCGTTTGCAGGAAAGCCTGGTGCTGGTGCACGGCGGCATGGCCCAGAATGTCGGCCCCATCCTGGAGATGGTGACAGAGAAATACCTGCTGCGTTCTGAAGCCGAATGGCAGGGCCGGCAAGAGGCGTGTCGTGTGCTCGATGAGGTGGTGGCCGCGCTGGAGGCGGGCGACATCCGCGCCATCGGCGGCGTCACCACCCGCAATTTCTTCGGCCCCATCCAGACCATCATCCCCTGGGCCAGCAATCTCTACACCGAGACCCTGATCGGGGCCATGCGCGGGGCATTCGGCGCACGGTTCTGGGGCTTCTGGATGTTGGGCGGGATGTCGGGCGGGGGCATGGGTTTCATTTTCGAGCCAAACGTGCGGGCCGAGGCGCAGGCCCAGCTGGCCGCAGTGATGGCGGCGACTAAGCGTCGTTTCGAGTCGGCCCTGCCCTTTGCCATGCAGCCGGTGGTGTACGATTTTGCCATCAACGAGCGCGGCGCCTGGTGCGACCTGTTGGACGATAGCAGCCAGGAGGGCGACCGCTTACCGCTGATGCCGCCCGGCTACTATACGATGGTGGCGCCGGGGCTGTTACGGCAGGATGGGCAGAGTTTGCCGGCCTCGCGACGGGCAGAACTGGCCCTGTTCGGGGCCGCTTGCCGCACCCGGCCCGAGCTGGCGGGGATGGTGCAGGTGTTGTTCGACCGCATGTTGCCGCGGGCGGGCCAGGCCGCGGTCAACCGCCAGGATCTGGAGGCGATGCTGGCCGAGTTCGGTTTCGACCGCATCCAACACGAGCAGATCCGGGCCGACCTGCGGGCGGGGCGCATCGGTTTGGCCCAGAACCGGCTGCCCGCGGCCAGCGATATCCGCGATGCACAGGCGGGCGATGTCTTCGACCTGACGGAGGCGACGCTCTCTGGCGACCGTGCCGGCGCCGAACGGTGGGCGCAGCAGGGGCTGGAGATGTTGGCGAGCGGGGCCGTGGCCGTGGTCAGCTTTGCGGGCGGGGTGGGCAGCCGCTGGACGCAAGGCGCCGGGGTGGTGAAGGCGCTGCATCCTTTCTGCAAGTTGGGGGGCAGGCATCGCACTTTTATCGAGATCCATCTGGCCAAGAACCGCCGCCTGAGCCGCCTCTGTGGACGCCCCATCCCGCATGTGATCACCACCAGCTACCTGACCCATGCGCCCATCCAGGATTTCCTGGCCGCCGAGCACAACTACGGCTTCGACGGCCCCCTCATCCTCTCGCCGGGGCGGGCGGTGGGTCTGCGGCTGACGCCGATGGCCCGCGACCTGCGCTTCGCCTGGGAGGAATTGCCCCAGCAGCTGCTGGACGAACAGGCGCAGAAGGTGCGGGCAAGCCTGCACGCGGCCTTGATCGGTTGGGCGCAGACGGCCGGCGAAGGTAGCGACTACACCGACAATCTGCCTGCCCAGTGCCTGCACCCGGTCGGGCACTGGTATGAGATCGCCAACATGCTCAAAAATGGCGTCCTCGCCCGCCTGCTGGCCGATTTCCCCACCCTGCGCTATCTGCTGGCGCACAACATCGATGCTGTCGGGGTGGATGCCAACCCGGCTGTGTTGGGCTGGGTGATGGAGCAGGGCGCGGCGCTGGTATCCGAGGTGATCGCCCGCGGGGTCGATGACCGCGGCGGCGGGCTGGCGCGGGTGGATGGCCGGCTGCGGCTGTTGGAGGGGTTGGCGATGCCGCGCGAGGAGGACGAGTTCCGCCTTTCCTACTACAACTCCAACACTTTCTGGCTGGACATCGACCCGCTGCTGGCGGCCTTTGGTCTGGGCCGCGCCGACCTGGCCGACGAGGACAAGGTGGCGGCGGCGATCCGGGCGACAGCCGGCCGCATGCCCACCTATGTGACGCTGAAGGAGGTCAAGAAGCGTTGGGGCTACGGGCAGGAGGATGTCTATCCGGTGGCGCAGTTCGAGAAGCTGTGGGGCGATATGACGGCGCTGCCCGAACTGGCCTGCCGCTATGTGGCGACGCCGCGGGTGCGCGGGCAGAACCTGAAGGACCCGGCCCAGCTCGATGGCTGGTTGCGCGATGGCTCGGCGGGCTTCGTAGAAGCGTTGTGCGAGTGGAACTGA